A region of Beijerinckia sp. 28-YEA-48 DNA encodes the following proteins:
- a CDS encoding amidohydrolase family protein, whose translation MQNSIFGHPAIDCDVHIAVPNTAALMPYLDAYWYDAFRSRGIEKTSFTLTGDPPNTPLAARPDWRPKAGKPGSDLDLLRAGALDGFGSSLAIANCLFGGMALHSEDLAAVMCKAVNDWVVENWLDKEPRLRASILVPQQAPELAVAEIERRAHDKRFVQITLLAMGNELLGRRSLWPIYEAAVRHGLPIGVHAGGLYHHPTLNGWGSFFLEDYVANAFAFENQVVSLVCEGAFAKFPELKVVLIESGVTWLPAGIWRLNKTWRGVRPEIPWVKNVPGELVRQHIRLTLQPFDEPEGSARLERFVEQMQSDQLLLFSTDFPHWHFDDKDALPISPSSPLAPKILYQNALDTYTRLAGTQTATAFAPKEISP comes from the coding sequence ATGCAGAATTCCATTTTCGGCCATCCAGCGATCGATTGCGATGTGCATATCGCCGTGCCGAACACTGCCGCGCTGATGCCGTACCTCGATGCCTATTGGTATGATGCCTTCCGCTCGCGTGGCATCGAGAAGACGAGCTTCACCCTGACGGGCGATCCACCGAACACACCGCTGGCGGCACGGCCGGATTGGCGGCCGAAAGCCGGCAAGCCTGGCAGCGATCTCGATCTGTTGCGCGCCGGTGCGCTCGACGGTTTCGGCTCGAGCCTCGCCATTGCCAATTGCCTGTTCGGCGGCATGGCGCTGCACAGCGAAGATCTCGCCGCCGTCATGTGCAAGGCGGTGAACGACTGGGTGGTCGAGAACTGGCTCGACAAGGAGCCGCGCTTGCGCGCCTCCATCCTGGTGCCGCAGCAAGCGCCCGAACTCGCCGTCGCGGAAATCGAACGCCGCGCCCACGACAAGCGCTTCGTCCAGATCACCCTGCTCGCCATGGGCAATGAATTGTTGGGCCGGCGCAGTCTCTGGCCGATCTATGAAGCAGCGGTGCGCCACGGCCTGCCGATCGGCGTCCATGCCGGCGGTCTCTATCATCATCCGACACTGAACGGCTGGGGCTCGTTTTTCCTCGAGGATTATGTCGCCAATGCCTTCGCGTTCGAGAACCAGGTCGTCAGCCTGGTCTGCGAAGGCGCCTTCGCCAAATTCCCCGAGTTGAAAGTCGTGCTGATCGAATCCGGCGTCACCTGGCTGCCGGCCGGCATATGGCGCCTGAACAAGACCTGGCGCGGCGTGCGCCCGGAAATTCCCTGGGTGAAGAACGTGCCGGGCGAACTGGTGCGCCAGCACATTCGTCTGACCCTGCAGCCTTTCGACGAACCCGAAGGCAGCGCCCGGTTGGAGCGCTTCGTCGAACAGATGCAGTCCGACCAACTGCTGCTGTTCTCGACCGACTTCCCGCATTGGCATTTCGACGACAAGGACGCTCTGCCGATCAGCCCGTCCTCGCCGCTGGCGCCGAAGATTCTCTACCAGAACGCTCTCGACACTTACACGCGCCTCGCTGGCACCCAGACGGCGACCGCTTTCGCGCCGAAGGAGATTTCTCCATGA
- a CDS encoding alpha/beta hydrolase has protein sequence MSAAEHLTIACDGASILARRYRKDGAPRLMLSHGNGFGIDGYRKFWEKLGDDYEIVVYDLRNHGRNPLFDVESHTIANMAADHGRVLDAVNAAFGKRPTAGLFHSVSSIAAIMAVHLHGTPWDALVLYDPPLIAPEGNPLRDNGQGVDSLFADNARKRQHRFDRVEELAEIYGARLARGWVDGAAFDMAEGTTRPAASGGFELSCPGEYEARIYLNNAHTESWAALASLPRATTMILGADPNVPRPLAPAKVGPVAAAHHGIHHVVVPGTNHMLQVEKPDECVRETKAFLRQVGL, from the coding sequence GTGTCAGCCGCCGAACATCTGACGATCGCCTGCGATGGCGCCAGCATTCTGGCGCGGCGCTATCGCAAGGATGGCGCACCGCGCCTCATGCTGTCGCACGGCAACGGCTTCGGCATCGACGGCTATCGCAAGTTCTGGGAAAAGCTCGGCGACGATTATGAAATCGTCGTCTACGATCTGCGCAATCACGGTCGCAATCCACTGTTCGACGTGGAGAGCCACACGATCGCCAACATGGCCGCCGACCACGGCCGCGTGCTCGACGCGGTCAACGCGGCCTTCGGCAAGCGCCCAACCGCAGGTCTGTTCCACTCGGTCTCATCGATCGCCGCGATCATGGCGGTGCACCTGCATGGCACGCCATGGGATGCGCTGGTGCTTTACGATCCGCCGCTGATCGCGCCGGAAGGCAACCCGCTGCGCGACAACGGCCAGGGCGTCGACAGCCTCTTCGCCGATAATGCCCGCAAGCGTCAGCATCGTTTCGACCGCGTCGAGGAGCTTGCCGAAATCTACGGCGCTCGCCTCGCCCGCGGCTGGGTCGATGGCGCCGCCTTCGACATGGCGGAAGGCACGACACGGCCCGCGGCCTCGGGCGGTTTCGAACTGTCCTGCCCCGGCGAATATGAAGCGCGCATCTATCTCAACAATGCGCACACCGAATCCTGGGCGGCGCTGGCTTCCCTGCCGCGCGCCACGACCATGATCCTTGGCGCCGACCCGAACGTGCCGCGCCCGCTCGCCCCAGCCAAAGTCGGCCCTGTGGCTGCCGCCCATCACGGCATCCATCACGTGGTCGTGCCTGGCACCAATCACATGTTGCAGGTGGAAAAGCCGGACGAGTGCGTGCGCGAGACGAAAGCGTTTCTCCGCCAGGTGGGGCTGTAA
- a CDS encoding glutamine amidotransferase, producing MYLPVSDSPSGTILVILHQETSSAARVGRILRSQGYLLDERRPSCGDPLPTTLAGYAGAVIFGGPMSANDDYDYIRQETDFVGIALKEEKPLLGICLGAQLIARHLGERVGPHPQGRAEIGYYPIDPTPEGDRLCPTPCPRTVYQWHREGFDLPKGAQLLARGGTDFPTQAFAYGSAVALQFHPEVSYSTICSWTTRAGERMMCAGAQTPDRHFDGWFLYDQTIAQWTRTFLAAWATRQPMSLPA from the coding sequence ATGTATCTGCCCGTCTCTGATTCCCCTTCCGGCACGATTCTCGTCATCCTGCATCAGGAAACGTCATCGGCTGCCCGCGTCGGCCGGATCTTGCGGAGCCAGGGCTATCTCCTCGACGAGCGCCGTCCGAGCTGCGGCGATCCGCTGCCGACCACCCTGGCGGGCTATGCCGGCGCGGTGATTTTCGGCGGTCCGATGAGCGCCAACGACGATTACGACTACATCCGCCAGGAAACCGATTTCGTCGGCATCGCCTTGAAGGAAGAAAAGCCTCTACTCGGCATCTGCCTCGGTGCCCAGCTGATCGCCCGGCATCTGGGCGAGCGGGTCGGCCCGCACCCGCAGGGCCGCGCCGAGATCGGTTATTATCCGATCGACCCGACACCCGAGGGTGATCGGCTGTGCCCGACGCCCTGCCCCCGCACGGTCTATCAGTGGCATCGCGAGGGCTTCGACCTGCCCAAGGGCGCCCAGCTTTTGGCGCGCGGCGGCACCGATTTCCCGACCCAGGCCTTCGCCTATGGCAGCGCCGTGGCCCTGCAATTCCATCCCGAGGTCAGCTATTCGACCATCTGCAGTTGGACGACCCGGGCTGGTGAACGGATGATGTGCGCCGGCGCGCAAACGCCTGACCGGCATTTCGACGGCTGGTTCCTCTACGACCAGACCATCGCGCAGTGGACCCGCACCTTCCTCGCCGCCTGGGCGACGAGGCAGCCGATGTCCTTGCCGGCCTAG
- a CDS encoding DUF3772 domain-containing protein has protein sequence MLNRLRPLIVAVCLFITAGVLVGSALAQTTAATVGAKIDAARASLSQVEKSLANQDLSDAALLGLRNDLDPVTQSIQDALSELTPRLDEIKTRLDQLGPKPAAGATPEAQGVTTERDDQQKRFNDIDAQVKRGRLLLVQTEQVGNSIVNRRRATFRQALFQLSSSILNPRLWISAVSELPRDAQAARFVIGEWLDNAAAQLRGSNGWIMAGLVAAIALGYAIAKMLANRILSRTPTIQEPSRLAKALAAIWVAVVTAVVPIVATILLIEVARAFNIVTPRTEPVAQVIFEAVRRIAITAGIVRGLLAPSNSDWRLLDLTDETVERLARLAIAVAVIVSGLKVIEAFNDLVAANVRVSVLLRAVVAVIVGVLMVRALYGVAPPPDPADDCFGPPIVPTRDWYAIWRTCAWAVIAIILGASLIGYIALATFFVDQLIWVTFVGAAAYLLYIVAEDGLASAFQPQAAVGRAIMNSIGLKGDGLLQLSVVLRGLASVILWVVVALLILAPWGIESDDMLGSVRAAFFGFQVGDLTISLATVFSALLLFIVGFLITRAVQNWLEGSLLPHTHLDLGLRASIRTSVGYVGMLLSLGVALAHVGIGLDKLAIVAGALSIGIGFGLQSIVNNFVSGLILLWERAVRVGDWIVVGDEQGYVRRINVRSTEIETFDRATMIVPNSNMVSGVVKNWVRSDRVGRIKIPVVVTMAADPDHVREVLLGCVKGQEMVLATPQPSVVFASMENVLRFELVCFVSDVEKSAKVRSDLNFKILRCLRDAKIEMNAPAPAPIVVKVSN, from the coding sequence TTGCTCAATAGGTTGCGGCCGCTGATTGTTGCGGTGTGCCTCTTCATCACTGCTGGCGTTCTGGTCGGTTCTGCGTTGGCGCAGACCACCGCGGCCACCGTCGGCGCGAAGATTGATGCGGCGCGCGCCAGCCTGTCCCAGGTCGAAAAATCGCTCGCCAATCAGGATCTTTCAGACGCGGCGCTGCTGGGATTGCGCAACGATCTCGATCCGGTGACGCAATCGATCCAGGATGCGCTGAGTGAGCTGACGCCGCGCCTCGACGAAATCAAGACGCGTCTCGATCAGCTTGGCCCCAAGCCTGCGGCCGGCGCCACGCCTGAAGCGCAAGGTGTGACGACCGAGCGGGATGACCAGCAGAAGCGTTTCAACGACATCGATGCCCAGGTGAAGCGCGGACGTCTCTTGCTGGTGCAGACCGAGCAGGTCGGCAATTCCATCGTCAATCGCCGGCGCGCCACGTTCCGTCAGGCGCTCTTCCAATTGTCGTCGAGCATTCTCAATCCGAGACTCTGGATTTCGGCGGTGAGCGAACTGCCGCGCGACGCGCAGGCCGCTCGTTTCGTGATTGGCGAATGGCTCGATAACGCGGCAGCGCAGTTGCGCGGCTCCAATGGCTGGATCATGGCGGGCTTGGTGGCCGCGATCGCGCTTGGCTATGCCATCGCCAAAATGTTGGCGAACCGCATACTGTCGCGCACGCCGACGATTCAAGAGCCATCGCGTCTGGCCAAAGCCCTGGCGGCGATTTGGGTAGCGGTGGTGACCGCTGTCGTGCCGATCGTGGCGACGATCTTACTGATCGAAGTGGCGCGCGCTTTCAACATCGTTACACCACGCACCGAGCCAGTGGCGCAGGTGATTTTCGAAGCCGTGCGCCGTATCGCGATCACCGCCGGCATCGTGCGCGGCCTGCTGGCGCCGAGCAATTCCGATTGGCGTCTGCTCGATCTGACGGATGAGACCGTCGAGCGGCTGGCGCGGCTCGCCATCGCTGTCGCCGTCATCGTTTCGGGCTTGAAAGTCATTGAAGCCTTCAACGATCTGGTCGCCGCCAATGTGCGTGTGTCGGTGCTGTTGCGCGCCGTCGTCGCGGTGATCGTCGGCGTGCTGATGGTCCGGGCGCTTTATGGTGTGGCGCCGCCGCCCGATCCGGCGGACGATTGTTTCGGGCCACCGATCGTGCCGACGCGCGACTGGTATGCGATCTGGCGCACCTGCGCCTGGGCCGTCATCGCCATTATTCTGGGCGCCTCGCTGATCGGCTATATCGCGCTGGCGACGTTCTTCGTCGATCAGTTGATCTGGGTCACGTTTGTCGGTGCCGCCGCCTATCTTCTGTACATCGTCGCCGAAGACGGGTTGGCCAGTGCGTTCCAGCCGCAGGCGGCTGTGGGACGGGCGATCATGAACAGCATCGGGCTGAAGGGCGACGGGCTGCTGCAGCTCTCTGTCGTCCTGCGCGGCCTCGCCAGTGTTATTCTCTGGGTTGTTGTTGCCCTGTTGATCCTGGCGCCATGGGGCATTGAGTCCGACGACATGCTGGGCAGCGTGCGCGCTGCCTTCTTCGGCTTCCAGGTCGGCGATCTCACCATTTCGCTGGCGACGGTGTTTTCGGCCCTACTGCTGTTCATCGTCGGCTTTTTGATCACGCGGGCGGTGCAGAACTGGCTTGAGGGCAGCTTGCTGCCCCATACCCATCTTGATCTGGGCCTGCGCGCCTCCATCCGCACCAGCGTCGGCTATGTCGGCATGCTGCTGTCGTTGGGTGTGGCCCTCGCCCATGTCGGCATCGGCTTGGACAAACTGGCCATCGTCGCCGGCGCGCTCTCCATCGGTATCGGTTTCGGCCTGCAGTCGATCGTCAATAATTTCGTCTCGGGCCTCATCCTGCTGTGGGAGCGGGCCGTGCGGGTGGGCGACTGGATCGTCGTCGGCGACGAGCAGGGATATGTTCGGCGCATCAATGTGCGCTCGACCGAGATCGAGACGTTCGATCGCGCGACGATGATCGTGCCCAATTCCAACATGGTCTCCGGCGTGGTGAAAAACTGGGTGCGCAGCGACCGGGTGGGGCGCATCAAGATTCCTGTGGTCGTCACCATGGCCGCCGATCCCGATCACGTGCGCGAAGTCCTGCTGGGCTGCGTCAAAGGGCAAGAGATGGTGCTGGCGACGCCACAGCCGAGCGTGGTGTTCGCCTCCATGGAAAATGTGCTGCGCTTCGAACTCGTCTGCTTCGTCAGCGATGTGGAGAAATCGGCGAAAGTGCGCAGCGATCTCAATTTCAAGATTCTGCGTTGCCTGCGTGATGCGAAGATCGAAATGAATGCGCCGGCGCCCGCGCCTATCGTCGTCAAGGTTAGTAACTGA
- a CDS encoding lysine-2,3-aminomutase-like protein, protein MDDRMDDTFGLAVTRTLRSADDLVDAHLIGAEQREAVARVNAAYSIAITPAIAALIDPSDPDDPIARQFVPDARELERLPQELSDPIGDEAHAPVEGIVHRYPDRVLLKLLHACPVYCRFCFRRESVGDGGSNILSPQALAAALGYIETTPAIWEVILTGGDPLFLSPRRLREVMERLGAIAHVKIIRIHTRVPVADPARIDAALIAALQASGKTVYVAVHANHPRELSVAARGACARLVDAGIPLLSQSVLLRGVNDTAETLAALMRAFVENRIKPYYLHHPDLAPGTSHLRVEIATGQALMRALRGHVSGLCVPEYVLDIPGGHGKSPIGPSYLGALPDGTPDGTQDGTVVVEDWRERRHAYGDSLGDNSRDASSKPHSPA, encoded by the coding sequence ATGGACGACAGAATGGACGATACATTTGGTCTTGCCGTCACCCGCACCCTGCGCAGCGCCGACGATCTCGTTGATGCCCATCTGATCGGAGCGGAGCAGCGGGAGGCCGTCGCGCGGGTCAATGCCGCCTATTCGATCGCCATCACGCCGGCCATTGCCGCGCTGATCGACCCGAGCGACCCGGATGATCCGATCGCCCGCCAGTTCGTGCCCGATGCGCGCGAGCTGGAGCGCTTGCCGCAGGAGCTGAGCGATCCGATCGGCGATGAGGCCCACGCGCCGGTCGAGGGCATCGTGCATCGTTATCCCGACCGGGTGCTGCTGAAATTGCTGCACGCCTGCCCGGTCTATTGCCGCTTTTGTTTTAGGCGCGAAAGCGTTGGCGATGGCGGCAGCAATATTCTGTCGCCACAGGCTCTGGCGGCGGCGCTGGGCTATATCGAGACGACGCCGGCCATTTGGGAAGTGATCCTCACTGGCGGCGATCCCCTGTTTCTGTCGCCGCGCCGACTGCGCGAGGTCATGGAGCGCCTTGGCGCGATCGCCCATGTCAAAATCATCCGCATTCACACACGCGTGCCGGTCGCCGATCCGGCTCGCATCGATGCGGCCCTCATCGCCGCGCTGCAGGCGAGCGGCAAGACGGTCTATGTGGCGGTGCATGCCAATCATCCGCGCGAACTCTCCGTAGCGGCGCGGGGCGCCTGCGCCCGCCTGGTCGATGCCGGCATCCCACTGCTCAGCCAGAGCGTGCTGCTGCGCGGGGTCAACGATACGGCCGAGACTCTGGCCGCTTTGATGCGGGCATTCGTCGAAAACCGCATCAAGCCTTATTATCTGCACCATCCCGATCTTGCCCCCGGCACGTCGCATCTGCGTGTTGAGATCGCCACGGGCCAAGCGCTGATGCGCGCCCTGCGTGGTCATGTTTCCGGGCTCTGCGTGCCTGAATATGTGCTTGATATTCCGGGCGGCCACGGCAAATCGCCGATCGGCCCGAGTTATCTGGGCGCGTTGCCGGATGGAACCCCAGATGGAACCCAAGATGGAACCGTTGTCGTCGAGGATTGGCGTGAGCGCCGCCATGCTTATGGCGACAGCTTGGGCGACAATTCTCGGGACGCCTCGTCAAAACCACATTCCCCGGCTTGA
- a CDS encoding extracellular solute-binding protein: MTARLNRIHATGLAASLVALLVAAPAMAQENWDAVVAAAKKEGSIVVYHAQLGAAHWKDVVRAFESKYGIKVQEYDARASELTERIRVEQTSKRYVADVEFHGKASIAQQQIENDFIADIGDIPNAKNLRADYPADKYSVPAWSQVVCMLSNTNLIKPEDEPKNWTDLLDPKYKGKLLADDMRAVGSGQTMFGVTIKKYGPEFHKKLNTQDLVFNRDLQVNSRRIARGENAIFIHQIIAFASELKGLPVKVLLPTDGCPFTGIRGAILKGAPHPNASRVFINHFLDLDSQVRYANAWMGTVVKGVAEKLTDPDAKRYADVKLMGEIDYTEREPMLKAAVEIYK, encoded by the coding sequence ATGACCGCCAGATTGAACCGCATACATGCCACAGGTCTTGCCGCCAGCCTTGTCGCGCTGCTCGTCGCGGCGCCGGCGATGGCGCAAGAGAACTGGGATGCGGTGGTCGCGGCGGCGAAGAAAGAAGGTTCGATCGTCGTCTATCATGCGCAGCTTGGCGCGGCGCATTGGAAGGACGTGGTGCGCGCCTTCGAGAGCAAATATGGCATCAAGGTGCAGGAATATGATGCCCGCGCCAGCGAATTGACCGAGCGTATCCGTGTCGAGCAGACGTCGAAGCGCTATGTCGCCGACGTCGAGTTCCACGGCAAGGCGTCGATCGCCCAGCAGCAGATCGAGAACGATTTCATCGCCGACATCGGCGATATCCCCAATGCGAAGAATCTGCGCGCCGACTATCCAGCCGACAAATATTCGGTTCCGGCCTGGAGCCAAGTCGTGTGCATGCTGTCGAACACGAATCTGATCAAGCCGGAAGACGAGCCGAAGAATTGGACCGATCTGCTTGATCCGAAATACAAGGGCAAGCTGCTCGCCGACGACATGCGCGCGGTCGGTTCCGGCCAGACCATGTTCGGCGTGACGATCAAGAAATACGGTCCCGAGTTTCACAAGAAGCTGAACACGCAGGATCTCGTCTTCAACCGCGATCTGCAGGTCAATTCGCGGCGCATCGCGCGCGGCGAGAACGCCATCTTCATCCATCAGATCATCGCCTTCGCCTCGGAGCTGAAGGGGCTGCCGGTGAAAGTGCTGCTGCCGACCGATGGTTGTCCGTTTACCGGCATTCGCGGCGCCATCCTGAAGGGTGCGCCGCATCCCAATGCCTCGCGGGTCTTCATCAACCATTTCCTCGATCTTGATTCGCAGGTTCGCTACGCCAATGCCTGGATGGGCACGGTGGTGAAGGGCGTGGCGGAAAAGCTCACCGATCCGGATGCGAAGCGCTATGCGGACGTGAAGCTGATGGGCGAGATCGACTACACCGAGCGTGAGCCGATGCTGAAAGCGGCGGTGGAGATTTATAAGTAG
- the maiA gene encoding maleylacetoacetate isomerase, with protein sequence MTDTYIVHGAVRSSAAYRVRIVMKLKGLAYREIFLDLAGGDQNKDDYRAVNPQGLVPALVCPDGAVINQSMAIIEYLDDMHPEQPVMPRDARSRARVRALSQMIACDIHPINNMRVRNHIRDLFPDDPNAVTTWMERWSKAGFDALEARLASDKETGRFCHGDTPTMADACLVPQVANARLSSRDLSPYPTVVRIAEACEALPAFVAARPDKQS encoded by the coding sequence ATGACCGATACCTACATCGTCCATGGCGCGGTCAGATCTTCGGCGGCTTACCGCGTCCGCATCGTGATGAAACTGAAAGGTCTCGCCTATCGCGAGATCTTTCTCGATCTGGCTGGTGGCGACCAGAACAAGGACGACTATCGCGCCGTCAATCCGCAGGGTCTGGTGCCGGCGCTGGTCTGTCCCGATGGGGCGGTCATCAACCAGTCGATGGCGATCATCGAGTATCTCGACGACATGCATCCGGAGCAACCGGTGATGCCGCGCGATGCGCGCAGCCGCGCCCGCGTGCGCGCTCTGTCGCAGATGATCGCTTGCGACATTCATCCGATCAACAATATGCGGGTACGCAATCACATCCGCGATCTGTTCCCCGACGATCCCAATGCCGTGACGACATGGATGGAGCGGTGGAGCAAGGCGGGTTTCGACGCGCTCGAAGCGCGGCTCGCCAGCGACAAGGAGACGGGTCGGTTCTGTCACGGCGATACGCCGACGATGGCCGATGCCTGCCTGGTGCCGCAGGTCGCCAATGCGCGGCTCAGCAGTCGCGATCTGTCGCCTTATCCGACAGTGGTGCGCATTGCTGAAGCCTGCGAGGCGCTGCCGGCTTTCGTGGCGGCAAGGCCGGACAAGCAGAGTTAG
- a CDS encoding CAP domain-containing protein, which translates to MLTLPDHTGRMAYCIPFLAALGLAVAGCAEKPAPPSTPTFYRSLAEPGAAIDPAAARDMISIYRTNNGLPVLTVDPALQRAAQQRAQEMVKAGAASPDTAQKLKARLASEGVTAGVAVENVSAGYHTLAEAFSGWRQSTSHNANMLNRSATRMGIATAYAPDSKYKVYWALVLAN; encoded by the coding sequence ATGTTAACTCTGCCTGATCACACCGGCCGTATGGCTTATTGCATCCCCTTCCTCGCCGCGCTCGGTCTTGCCGTCGCTGGCTGTGCCGAAAAACCCGCGCCGCCCTCGACGCCGACGTTCTATCGCTCCCTGGCCGAGCCTGGCGCGGCCATCGATCCGGCCGCGGCACGCGATATGATTTCGATCTACCGCACCAACAATGGCCTGCCGGTGTTGACGGTCGATCCGGCCTTGCAGCGGGCGGCCCAGCAGCGGGCGCAGGAGATGGTGAAGGCGGGCGCCGCCTCGCCCGACACGGCGCAGAAGCTCAAGGCGCGGCTGGCCTCCGAAGGCGTCACCGCCGGGGTGGCGGTCGAGAATGTCTCGGCCGGCTATCACACGCTGGCGGAGGCTTTCTCCGGCTGGCGCCAGTCGACCTCGCACAATGCCAATATGCTGAACCGTTCGGCGACCCGCATGGGCATCGCCACGGCCTATGCGCCGGATTCCAAATACAAGGTCTATTGGGCGCTGGTGCTGGCCAACTGA
- the efp gene encoding elongation factor P — MRVIASSIRKGNILEREDGNLYVVLSAESFHPGKGTPTTQIDMRRLSDGVKTTDRYKTTEQVERAHVEDQDFDFLYSDGDGYHFMNNASFEQIAVPEETIGASAVYLQEGMKVMLSLFNGLAVGVQLPQRVTFEVVETEPAMKGQTASSSYKPAKLSNGARVMVPPHIATGTRIVIQTEDGAYVERAKD, encoded by the coding sequence GTGAGAGTCATCGCCAGTTCCATTCGTAAAGGCAATATCCTCGAGCGCGAGGACGGAAATTTGTATGTCGTGTTGTCGGCCGAGAGCTTTCACCCCGGCAAGGGCACGCCGACGACCCAGATCGACATGCGCCGCCTCTCCGATGGCGTGAAGACGACGGACCGCTACAAGACCACCGAGCAGGTCGAGCGCGCCCATGTCGAGGATCAGGATTTCGACTTCCTCTACAGTGACGGCGACGGCTATCACTTCATGAACAACGCGTCGTTCGAACAGATCGCCGTGCCGGAAGAGACGATCGGCGCCAGCGCCGTCTATCTTCAAGAAGGCATGAAGGTCATGCTCAGCTTGTTCAACGGCCTCGCCGTCGGCGTGCAGCTGCCACAGCGCGTCACGTTCGAAGTGGTCGAGACCGAGCCCGCGATGAAGGGCCAGACCGCGTCGTCGTCCTACAAGCCGGCGAAGCTCTCCAATGGCGCCCGCGTGATGGTGCCGCCGCACATCGCGACCGGCACGCGCATCGTCATCCAGACGGAAGACGGTGCCTATGTCGAGCGCGCCAAGGACTAA
- the epmA gene encoding EF-P lysine aminoacylase EpmA, with product MTNKRQTASPSPWWSPHVHADRRPFLLARQRIAAACRAWFADGGFCEAEPGILQVSPGNEAHISGFATEIVDPDGERRALYLHSSPEFVCKKLLAAGEERIFALSRVFRNRERGPLHHPEFTMLEWYRAQAPYSQLIADCQGLVAAAARAAGTKVLAWRGQTADPFAPFERLTVQEAFLRHAGIDLLALLGDRDGLAAAAADLGLRITPDDTWSDVFSKVISEKIEPNLGLGRLTVLDEYPLAEAALARPCAHDGRVAERFELYACGVELANAFGELTDAAEQRRRFEAEMAERQRIYGESYPLDEDFLAALAIMPASSGIALGFERLVMLAAGAQRIDQVIWSPVP from the coding sequence ATGACCAATAAACGACAGACCGCCAGTCCCTCGCCCTGGTGGAGCCCCCATGTCCATGCCGATCGCCGGCCCTTCCTGCTGGCCCGCCAGCGCATCGCCGCCGCCTGCCGGGCCTGGTTCGCGGACGGGGGATTTTGCGAGGCCGAGCCGGGGATTTTGCAGGTTTCGCCCGGAAACGAGGCCCATATTAGCGGTTTTGCCACCGAAATCGTCGATCCGGACGGGGAGAGACGGGCGCTGTACCTGCATTCATCGCCGGAATTCGTCTGTAAAAAGCTGCTGGCGGCCGGTGAAGAGCGGATTTTTGCCCTGTCGCGGGTGTTTCGCAATCGCGAGCGCGGCCCCCTCCACCATCCCGAATTCACGATGTTGGAATGGTACCGGGCTCAGGCTCCCTACAGCCAGCTGATCGCCGATTGCCAGGGCCTGGTCGCCGCCGCTGCCCGGGCGGCGGGCACCAAGGTTCTTGCCTGGCGCGGCCAGACCGCCGATCCCTTTGCGCCGTTCGAACGGCTGACGGTGCAGGAGGCTTTCCTTCGCCATGCCGGCATCGATCTTCTCGCCCTGTTGGGCGACCGCGATGGGCTGGCGGCCGCTGCCGCTGATCTGGGCCTGCGCATCACGCCAGATGACACCTGGTCGGACGTGTTCAGCAAGGTGATTTCCGAGAAAATCGAGCCAAATCTAGGGCTTGGCCGTCTGACTGTGCTTGATGAATATCCCCTGGCCGAGGCGGCGCTGGCACGCCCCTGCGCCCATGATGGGCGGGTGGCCGAGCGGTTCGAGCTTTATGCCTGCGGCGTCGAGCTGGCCAATGCCTTCGGCGAACTGACCGATGCCGCCGAACAGCGCCGTCGTTTCGAAGCCGAAATGGCCGAGCGGCAGCGGATCTATGGCGAGAGCTATCCGCTGGACGAGGATTTTCTGGCGGCGCTGGCGATCATGCCGGCTTCAAGCGGCATCGCGCTGGGGTTCGAGCGGTTGGTGATGCTGGCGGCGGGGGCGCAGCGGATCGACCAGGTCATCTGGTCGCCGGTTCCCTGA